From the genome of Gryllotalpicola protaetiae:
CGCTTGCTCGGCGAGCGCGACCCAGGCACGCAGAGCGACCTGCAGCCGAGGCGTCTGCTCGGCGCCGAGCTCGTGGAACATGATCGACAGGCGCTCAGCCTGGGCGGAGCGCACCTCCTCGACGATCGTGCGCACGTCCTCATCGCCCGATGCAGTGCCCCGCACCAGCGAGTAGAACGTCTGGCGGTGGTCGCGGGCGAAGCCGACGAAGCGCTCGAGCGTGTCGTGCAGGCGCTGCGACGCGGGCAGCTCGGGCTTGGGCTCGGTCGCCCGCATGAGGCTGTCGCGGGCGGTCTGGATGAGCTCGTGGTGCAGGCCGGTCTTCGAGTTGAAGTAGTAGAACACGAGGCCCCGGGAGACGCCGGCCTCGCTTGCGAGGAACTCGATCGTGATCTCTTCGAGAGGCCGGTCGGCGAGCGCGTTCACCCCGAGGGCGATCAGCTGCTTGCGCCGCTCCTCAGGAGTCATCCGCGTACGGCGTTCCGCCCCTGCCATTCCCCGAGCCTATCGGCGCCGCCATTCCGACACCGATTCGGTCGATCGGGTGGTCTGGCCGCCCGGAACCGCCGCCCCCACGCGGAATCGGTGTCCTACGGGCGGCGCGTCAGCGGAGCTCGCGAGTGCGCTGACCGCCGCGCAGCGCCGCGGCGAGCGCGAGCACCGCGCCGATCAGCACCGTGCCGATCAGGGTGAGCACGTTCACGTTGCCGTTGATGTACTCGGCCTGCCAGCGGCCGAGGTCGACGGGGCGCTCCTGATGATCGCCCGTCAGCCGGTCGAGCGCCGGCTGCAGCACCGCGAAGAGGTAGACCCCGGCGAACGCGACGGCGATGCCCGCCCGGTACAGCCCGGCGATGGGCAGGTAGCGGATGACGAGCGCGATCACCCACGGCATCACGAGGCACACCGCGGTGATCGGCAGCGACTGCGTGACGAACGACGCGAGGTCGCCGTTCACCAGCGCGATGACGAGCAGCAGCAGCACCAGGGCGACCGTGTCCGCGCCGAGCGCCAGCACGGTGCGGTGGTGCGACACCGGGGTCGGCAACGGGCGCGTCGCAAACCAGATGGGCCCGAACACCAGCACGGCGGCGAACATCACCGCGCAGATCGCGATCAGCAGCCATCCGCCGTCATCGCTGTACAGCAGCCGCACGATCGCGAGCAGCGCGAACAGGCTGAACAGGCCGGCGCCCAGCACGAGCCAGCCCCGATGCAGCACGGGGAGCGCGAGCAGCGGCAGCGTCGTGAGGCTGAAGGCGAGGGCGACCGCGGCGACGACGACCCAGTACCAGCTGAGCGTGTGCTCGACCGACAGGTTCACGATGAAGCAGGTGACGAGCGTCGTCGCGTAGGCGATCGACGTGCTCCAGAGCAGCGATGCCCGCCAACGGCGATAGACGCGCGCCTCGCGCTCGACCTGCTGCGACGCATGGTCGTCGCTCGCGTTGATGAGCTCGCCCTCGCTGACGCGCAGCGCCTCGGCGAGTGGGCCGACGAGGGTGATGTCCGGGTATGAGAGCCCCCGCTCCCACTTCGAGACGGCCGACTCTGTGATGAACACACGGTCGGCGAGCTCGCGCTGAGTGAGGCCGGCTGCCTGCCGCTTCGCGATGACGAACTGGCCGAAGGCCTTCTTGGACGGGGTCATAGTCAGACCAAAGCACGACGCGCGGCCGGAGGCCGCCTTCTGGGCCGGATTCGCGACCCGACCGTCAAGCCAGTGGTGGAATCACGCGGATCTTCGGCATCCCGTCAGCAGATGATGTCGCCTGCCGCCGGCGCGCCGATGTCGATGGGCTGGCCTGTCGCGAGCGCGGCGCGGATCCCCTCGACGAGCTCGTCGGCCGGACGGGCGATGTCGAAGACGCCGCCGCGCTCGTCTGCGCCGAGCGGCTCGAGCGTCGCGAGCTGCGAGCCGAGCAGCGTGGCGGGCATGAACTCGTGATGGCGGCCCGCGAGCCGGGCCTCGAGCAGCTCGCGCGAGCCGCTCAGCAGCGCGAAGTAGGTCTCCGGCGCATACTCGCGCAGCAGATCGCGGTAGGCGCGCTTGAGCGACGAGCACGCGACGATCACGCCGTCGCCGACCGCGAGCCGCTCGCCGATGCGCCGCAGCCACGGCCAGCGGTCGTCGTCGGTGAGGGCGATGCCGGCGGCCTGCTTCTCCTTATTCGCGGCGGGATGCAGGTCATCGCCGTCGATGAAGACGCGGCCGGATGCCGCGGCCAGCGCTTCGCCGACGGTCGACTTCCCCGAACCGCTGACGCCCATGAGAACAATGGGCTGAAGTGTGACGACAGGCGCGGAATCCATCTCTCTATCTTGACTACTGTTGACCCATGACAGAGCAGTCCGTGGCAAACATCGGTGTCGTCGGTCTTGCGGTGATGGGGTCGAACCTCGCCCGCAACCTCGCCTCGCGCGAAGGGAACACCGTCGCGATCTTCAACCGTTCATGGGAGCGCACCGAGACGCTCATCACCGAGCACCCGGAGGCCGGCTTCGTCCCGGCGCACAGCTATGAGGAGTTCGCGGCGTCGCTCTCGAAGCCGCGCACGGCGATCATCATGGTGCAGGCGGGCCGCGGCACGGACGCCGTCATCGACGAGCTGACCAAGGTGTTCGAGCCGGGCGACATCATCGTCGACGGCGGCAACGCGAACTTCCACGACACGATCGCCCGCGAGCAGGCCGTGCGTGAGACCGGCATCCATTTCGTCGGCACCGGCATCTCCGGCGGCGAGGAGGGGGCGCTGCACGGGCCCTCGATCATGCCGGGCGGCTCGGTCGAGTCGTACGAGACCCTCGGGCCGATCCTCGCGTCGATCGCGGCCCGCGCCGACGACGGCGAGCCCTGCGTCACCCACGTCGGCACCGACGGCGCCGGCCACTTCGTGAAGATGGTGCATAACGGCATCGAGTACGCCGACATGCAGCTCATCGCCGAGGCGTACGACCTGATCCGCCGCGGCACGGGCAAGACCCCCGCCGAGATCGCCGATGTGTTCGACGAGTGGAACACCACCGAGCTCGAGTCGTACCTCATCGAGATCACGGCGCAGGTGCTGCGCCAGACGGATGCCGAGACGGGCAAGCCGCTCGTCGACGTGATCCTCGACGCAGCCGGCGCCAAGGGCACCGGCGCGTGGACAGTGCAGAACGCGCTCGACCTCGGTGTTCCGGTGTCGGGCATCGCTGAGGCCGTGTTCGCCCGCTCGCTCTCATCGAAGGCGGCGCAGCGCGCGGCTGCGGCCGGTGTGCTGCCCGGGCCGTCGAGCGAGGACTGGAAGCCCTCCGACCCCGACGCGTTCATCGAGGACGTGCGCCAGGCGCTGTACGCGTCGAAGATCATCGCGTACTCGCAGGGCTTCGACGAGATCATCGCCGGAGCCGAGCAGTTCGGCTGGGACATCAAGAAGGGCGAGATCGCGAAGATCTGGCGCGCGGGCTGCATCATCCGGGCGCGCTTCCTCGGCCGCATCACCGAGGCGTACGCCTCCGATCCGTCGCTGGTCGCCCTCGTGCTGGCGCCGTACTTCCGCGACGCCGTCACCGAGGCTCAGGGGGCATGGCGCCGCGTCGTCGTGTCGGCCGCAGAGGCAGGCATCCCCTCGCCCGCGTTCTCGTCGTCGCTCGCGTACTACGACGGCCTGCGCGCCGAGCGCCTGCCCGCCGCGCTCGTGCAGGGGCAGCGCGACTTCTTCGGCGCGCACACCTACAAGCGCATCGACAAGGACGGCATCTTCCACACCCTGTGGTCGGGTGATCGCTCGGAGATCGAGACCGAGCCTTCCTGGCACTAGCCAACTCGGCCGTTCGCCCCGTGCGCGGGTGAAACGACGTGTGCGCGGGAGAAACTTCTCCCGCGCACAGGCGTTTTCACCCGCGCACGCGTTAGATGTCGAGCTTCCTCGGGGCCCGGTCTTCCGCGTGCTCGAGGAGCCGGCGCGTGAGGACTGAGCCGGCGACCGCGATGCCGAGCGGGGCGAGGAGCTCGAACGGCGCGTGCGTCAGCTCGAACACGATCGCGAGGGCCATGAGCGGCGCCTTCTGGCTGGCGGCGAGCAGAGCCGCTCCCCCGAGGATCGCGAACGCGGCGACCGGCGAGCCGGGCCAGAGCAGCGCCCAGCCGATGCCCAGCGCGGCCCCGGCGGCCGCACCGACCGCGATCGCCGGCTGCAGCACGCCGCCGGCCGCGCCGCTGCGGATCGTCAGCAGCGTCAGCACCGATTTCGCGGCGAACCCGAACACGAGCACACCGAGCGCCGCCCACGACGTCGAGCCGAACGCGTACTGCCCGAGCGCGCGCCCGTTGCCCATCACCTGCGGCAGCCAGATGCCGACGACGGCGACGATGACGGATGCCGCGGGCAGCAGCCACAGGATGGCGGCGCCGCTCGGCTTCTTCCGCTCGGCCCAGGCCGTCCAGTGCGAGAACCAGTAGCCGAGGAATCCGAAAGCCGGCCCGAAGATCAGCGCGAAGACCGCGAGCGACCAGGACGCGTGCACCGCAGGCAGTGCATAGAACGCATGGCCGCCCTCGACGATGCTCGCGACGAGCGCCGCGAGCGCCGAGGCGCCGAGCGCGACGCCGATCGCCTCGAGCGACAGCTCGGCCAGCAGGATCTCGACGGTGAACAGCGCCCCTGCGAGCGGCACGTTGTAGACGCCCGCGAGGCCCGCGCCCGCCGCCGCAGCGACGACGAGGGTGCGCTCGCGCGCGTCGAGGCCGAACACCCGCGCGAACCCGCCGCCGATCAGCGCGCCGAGCTCGCGCGGCGCGACCTCGCGACCGACCGGCGCGCCCGCGCCGACGATGAAGATCTGCAGGCCCGCGTGCACGATGGTCTCCCACCAGGGCATCGGCGTGCCGGTGACGGCCTTCTGCACGCTGGGCACCGCGCGTGCGCGCGTGCGGATCAGCCACCACACGACCGCCGCGATCGTGCACGCCACGATCACCGCGGCGAAGCGGCGCCAGACCGGGGCATCCACCGCGCCGGGGCGCGCGGGGTTCTCGAAATAGCCGAACGCGACGCTCTCGACGCCACGGAAGAACAGGGTGACGAGCCCGGCCATGGCCCCGACCAGCACCCCGACGATCAGAATGACGAGCGCGAGGCGCAGGATGCGTCGGGCGGGGGCAGGCATGCCTCGACGCTAGTGGATGCTTAGGTGCTGGGGGCGCGTCAGCGGTCGGTGAACACGGCGTCGCGCTTCTCGCGGAACGCGGCGATCGCCTCTGCCATGTCCTCGGTGCGGGTGGCGAGCACCTGCCCGCGGTTCTCGAGCTCGATCGCGGCCGCGTATGACGGGATCTCGAGGTTCGCCTTCAGCGCCGACTTGGAGAGCCGCACCGCCGACGGCGAGTTGGCGGCGATGCGCGCGGCGAGCTCGACCGCGGCGGCCACGACGTCACCGTCGACGACCCGGTTCACGAGGCCCAGCCGCGCGGATTCGGTCGCGTCCAGCTGGCCGCCCGTGAACACGAGCTCGGCGGCCGCGCCGTAGCCGATCGCGCGCGGCAGCAGCCACGAGACACCGAGGTCGCCGGCCGAGAGGCCGATGCGGGTGAAGCCCGCGACGAAGGCGGCCGCGGACCCCGCGAGGCGGATGTCCGCGGCGAGGGCGAGCGAGATTCCCGCGCCCACCGCCGGCCCGTTGACCGCAGCGATGACCGGAACGTGCACGTCGCGCACGGCGACGAACGGCCGCACCGCGCGCTCTTGCAGCCGGAGCTGCAGCGGCGTCGGATTCCCGCTCAGGGTGCCGAGCACCGAGAGGTCGAGGCCGGAGCAGAACGCGCGGCCGCTGCCCGTCACGACGACGGCGCGCAGCGAGGCATCGGCGTCGAGCTCGCGCGCGACGGCCTCGAGCCGGTCGAGCGTCTCGAGGGTGAGCGAGTTCATCCGCTCCGGATTGTTCAGGGTCACGAGGGCGACGCCCTCGCTCGGGGTCGTCACGACGACGGTGTCGGTCTCAGCCATGATCCCATCCTGCTCGCTCGGCTGGGCGGTCGGGCGCAGGGAGTGCCGTCTGGGCCATGCTTAGGCCTCGCACGATTCGTCACAATCCGCACGATCCGTCACCCCGAAACGCGTCGGCAGAGTGACGAATCGTGCGTCTCGTGCCCGGCGGCGCCCGGCGCCGTCACCGCCAGCGCCTGAAGCCGACGGTCTATGCGCGCTCGAGGAGCACCAAGGTCTCGAAGTGCGCAGTGTGGGGGAACATGTCGAAGACCTGGGCGCGCGTCGGGCGCAGCGAGGGCATCGCGGCGAGGTCACGGGCCAGCGATTCCGCGTTGCAGCTCGAGTAGAGCACGTGCCGCACACCGCTCGCCTCGAGCCAGCCCGCGAGTTCGGGGCCGAGACCGCGGCGCGGGGGGTTCACGACGACGAGATCGGGGGCGGATGCCTGGGCGAGCGCCCACTGCGTGGCATCCGCTGCGATGAAAGCCGCGTCGAGGTTGGCGGATGCCGCAGCCATGGTCGCGGACGCGACGGCGTCTTCGCTGAGCTCGACGCCGGTGACGCGGAAAGGACCGTTTCGAGACGCGGCTTCGCTGCTCCTCAACGATCGGCGCGCGGCAGCGAGGTGCAGGGCGAAGCCGCCGACGCCGCAGTAGAGGTCCCACGCGGAAGCCGGCGCGAGCTCCGCCGCCCAGGCCGCACCCGTTGCGTAAAGCCGCGCCGCAATCGACTCGTTCGTCTGCACGAAACTGCGCGGAAGCAGGCTCAGGGTGAGGTCGTCGAACGGCAGCTCGAGCGCGCGCTCGTCGGTCAGCCAGAGCTCATCTTCGCCCTCGAGCACGGCCTTGTGCTCGGGCAGCAGGTTCACGGTGACGACTCGCAGCTGCGTCAGCCGGGCGCGCAGCGCGGGCAGGTGCTTGCGGATGCGGCCGATGGATTCCGTCGAACGCAGCACGAAGCGCAGCATCAGCTCGCCCCGAGCGTTTGTGGTGACGATCAGGTACTTCAGCTCACCGCGGCGCGCGGGGATGTCGTACGGAACGAGCCGGGCCATGGTGATGAAGGCGGCGAGCGTAGGCAGCACCGACCGGATCGGCTCCGCCACGATCGGGCAGCCCTCGAGGTCGACGCCGTGCTGCTCGCCGTCGAGGATGCCGAGGGTCGGGGCATCCGCCGTGCCGCCGATCACCAGCTTCGCCTTCGTGCGGAAGCCGGCCGTCTCGCTCGCGACGGGTGCGAGCCAGTCAATGCTGCGCCTGTCGGGCCCGGCGAACGCATCGATCAGCTCACGCGCACGTGCCTGTTTGCCCGCCAGCTGGTCGCCGTACGCGACGTCGAGCAGCGAGCAGGAGCGGCAGGTTCCCGCGTCGAAGTAGGCGCAGGGTATGGCGACGGATGCCGTGAAGTTACGCGGCACCGTCGAACATCGAGGTCACGGAGCCGTCGTCGAAGACTTCATGGATCGCGCGGGCGAGCAGCGGCGCGATCGACAGCACGGTGAGGCGCTCCCAGCGCTTGTCGGCCGGTACCGGCAGCGTGTCGGTGACGACCACCTGATCGATGAACTCGCTCTGCAGGATCTCGATCGCCGGGTCGGAGAACACGGCGTGGGTCGACGCGACGACGACGCCGGTCGCGCCGTTCTCCTTCAGTGCTTCGGCCGCCTTGACGATCGTGCGGCCCGTGTCGATGAGGTCGTCGACCAGCAGGCAGACGCGGCCGGCGACATCGCCGACGATCTCGTGAACGGTGACATCGTTGTGCACCTTCGGGTCGCGGCGCTTGTGGATGATCGCCAGCGGCACGCCGAGCTTGTCGCTCCAGGCATCCGCCACCTTCACTCGCCCCATGTCGGGCGAGACGACCGTGAGGGTCGCGGGGTCCAGGGACTTCTTGAAGTGCGTGAGCAGCACCGGCATCGCGAACAGGTGGTCGACGGGGCCGTCGAAGAAGCCCTGGATCTGCGCCGCATGCAGATCGACCGACATGATGCGGTCTGCGCCGGCGACCTTGAACATGTCGGCGACGAGGCGGGCCGAGATCGGCTCGCGGCCGCGCCCCTTCTTGTCTTGCCGGGCGTAGGGGTAGTACGGCGCGACGACGGTGATGCGCTTCGCCGACGCGCGCTTCGCTGCGTCGACCATGATGAGCTGCTCCATGAGCCACTCGTTGATCGGCCGGGTGTGCGACTGCATCACGAAGATGTCGGCGCCGCGCACGCTCTCTTCGAAGCGGGTGTAGATCTCGCTGCCCGCGAAGGTGCGGATGTCGGTGGGCAGCAGCTCGATGCCAAGCTCGTCGGCCACGTCCTGAGCGAGCTCCGGGTGGGCGCGACCGGAAACCAGCACGAGCCGGCGGCGCGCATCGGACTTGATCCCCCACTGGGTCACGGATTCCGTCACCGGGCCTGCCTTTCCTCGTCCTGCGCATCGGCAGAGCTCCGCGCGTCGAGCGCGGCCTGGTCGGCCGCGCTTCCCGGCCGGTGGGTGTGGACCCAGCCTTCCCGGTTGCGCTGTGGTGCGATGCCCAGCGCGAGCGCGCCGGCCGGAACGTCGTTGCGGATCGTCGTGCCTGCGCCCGTGTAGGCACCTGCGCCGATTGTAACGGGAGCCACCATGACGGTGTGGGCCCCTGTCTTGACATGTGCGCCGATCTCGGTGCGGTGCTTGTTCACGCCGTCGTAATTCGCCGTGATGCCGCCAGCGCCGATGTTCGCGCCGTCGCCCACCGAGGCGTCGCCGATGTAGCTGAGATGCGGCACCTTGGCGCCCTCGCCGATGTGCGCGTTCTTCGTCTCGACGAACGCTCCGATCTTGCCGTCTGCGCCGAGCTCGGTGCCGGGGCGCAGGTACGAGAACGGCCCGACCGTGGCCCCGGCCGCGATGACGGCCAGCGTGGCATCCGTTCGCTTCACCGTCGCGCCTGCGCCGACCTCGGTGTCGACGAGCGTCGTGTCGGGGCCGATCACCGCGCCGGCCGCGATCGCCGTCGCGCCCTTCAGCTGGGTGCCCGGCAGGATCGTGACGTCGGGCTCGATGGTGACCGCACGGTCGATCCAGGTCGTCGCCGGGTCCTGGATGGTGACGCCGGCCAGCTGCCAGCCCCGCACGGTGAGGGCGTTCAGCTGCGCCCCGACCTGAGCGAGCTGGGCGCGGTCGTTGACGCCCCAGACCTTCCACTCCTCCGCGACGACGACGCCGCCGATCGTGTGGCCGTCGCCGTGCAGCGCACCGACGACATCGGTGAGGTACTTCTCGCCCTGCGCGTTCCCGGTCGTGAGGCCGGCCAGCTTGTCACGCAGCGCGGCGGCGGCGAAGACGTACATGCCGGCGTTCACCTCGGCGATCGCGCGCTCCGCCTCGCTCGCGTCCTTCTGCTCGACGATGCGCGACACCGAGCCGTCGGCCTCGCGCACGACGCGGCCGTAGCCGGTCGGGTCGGCGACGACGGTCGAGAACAGAGTGACCGGCACGTTGGCCGCGCGGTGGCCGGCGAGAACGGATGCCAGGGTGTCGGCGTCCATCAGGGGGACGTCGGCCGACAGCACGAGCACGTCGCCGTCGAAGTCGGCGGGCAGCGCGTCGACCGCCTGCTCGACCGCGCGGCCCGTGCCGGGCATCTCGTCCTGGTCGACGATGCGCGCCTCGGGCGCGAGCGCCTTCGCGGTCGCCGCGACCCGATCGCGCTCATGCCGCACGACGACGAGCAGGTGGGCTGCGGCGAGCGCCTGGGCGGTGCTCAGCACGTGCCCGATCAAGGGGATGCCGGCGAGCTCATGAAGCACCTTCGGGGTCGCGGACTTCATCCGCGTTCCCTGCCCGGCTGCCAGGACGACGATGGCGAGGCGGCTGTCGGTCACAAGGCCATTATCGTCGCCGCGACCACATCGGCCGAACGGGCGGCCGCGTCGTCGACGTGGGTGAGGAACTCCGTGCCGTCGGGCGCGCACAGGTCGCTGATCGCGCGGATCGACACGAACGGCAGCCCATGGGTGTGCGCGAACTGGGCGAGCGCCGCGGTCTCCATGTCGACGGCGAGCACGTCGGGGAAGTCTGCGCGGAACCGCAGCGCGCGGTCGCTGACGACGAAGGCCTCGCTCGAGCCGATGGTGCCGGGCCGCACGGCCTGCTCGCGCGAGTCCGCGGCGAGCGCGGCGGCGGCCAGCCCGGCATCGGGCGCGTAGGCGGCCGGCATGCCGGGGACCTGGCCGAGCGCGTAGCCGAACGCCGTGGCATCCGCGTTCAGGTTCAGGTAACGCGACCCGACCACCACCTCGCCGACTTGCACGCCCGCGGCAAGTCCGCCTGCCGTGCCGGCGCTGATGACCCGGATGCCCGAGCCCAGCGTGTACCGCGCGTACGCGGCGGCGGCGACGGCGTTGGCGAAGCCGATGCCGCTGCGCAGCAGCACGACGTCGTCGCCGCCGAAGCCGAGGTCACGGCGCACCGCGTGCGCACCCGTCGCGACCTCGGTGACGCTCTCGGCGCGCTCGAGGAAGGGGGCGGCTTCCTCCTCCATGGCGACGATGACGACGACGGCTGCCGCGGCTGAGGCATCCGTCATGCGCTGACCTGGCTCCACTCGTCGCGCTTCGCCAGGAACTCGCGCGCCGCATCCTGCGCGCCCTCGAGCGAGTGGTTCGCGCCCCAGCCGCACTGCACCTCGTTGGCGGCGGGCACCTCGGTCGCGGTGGTGATGTCGGTGAGGGTCTGCTCGATGAGCGCGAGCACGTCGTCGTAGGCCGGTTCGCCCTGCAGGATCAGGTAGAAGCCGGTCTGGCAGCCCATCGGCGAGAAGTCGATCACGTCCGTGCTGTGGTTGCGGCTCTTCTCCGCGAACAGGTGCTCGACCGAGTGCACCGTCTTCATCTCGAGGTGGCCGACGTTCGGCTGCGCGAAGCGGACGTCGTACTTGACGATGACGTCGCCATGGGGCAGCACCTTGCGGTCTGCGAGGCGGACGTAGGGCGCCGAGACGGTGCGGTGGTCGAGGTTGAACGACTCGACGTTCATGCGGTGCTGATCGGTCATGCGTCGATTCTTCCAGGCATGCGCACCGAGCGGGCCACCCGCTACACCGTCTGGATGAGGCCGCCGTCGATCGTGAACTCCGCGCCCGTGATGTTGGCCGCGCGGTCGCTCGCGAGGAACAGCACCAGATCGGCGACCTCGCTCGGCAGGGTGAACCTGCCCGTCGCCGCGTCGGCGGCCGCGCCCGCCGCGACC
Proteins encoded in this window:
- a CDS encoding TetR/AcrR family transcriptional regulator — encoded protein: MAGAERRTRMTPEERRKQLIALGVNALADRPLEEITIEFLASEAGVSRGLVFYYFNSKTGLHHELIQTARDSLMRATEPKPELPASQRLHDTLERFVGFARDHRQTFYSLVRGTASGDEDVRTIVEEVRSAQAERLSIMFHELGAEQTPRLQVALRAWVALAEQALVDGAVNHELTHDELVAFLERSCLAVVELAAHARG
- a CDS encoding helix-turn-helix domain-containing protein: MTPSKKAFGQFVIAKRQAAGLTQRELADRVFITESAVSKWERGLSYPDITLVGPLAEALRVSEGELINASDDHASQQVEREARVYRRWRASLLWSTSIAYATTLVTCFIVNLSVEHTLSWYWVVVAAVALAFSLTTLPLLALPVLHRGWLVLGAGLFSLFALLAIVRLLYSDDGGWLLIAICAVMFAAVLVFGPIWFATRPLPTPVSHHRTVLALGADTVALVLLLLVIALVNGDLASFVTQSLPITAVCLVMPWVIALVIRYLPIAGLYRAGIAVAFAGVYLFAVLQPALDRLTGDHQERPVDLGRWQAEYINGNVNVLTLIGTVLIGAVLALAAALRGGQRTRELR
- a CDS encoding gluconokinase translates to MDSAPVVTLQPIVLMGVSGSGKSTVGEALAAASGRVFIDGDDLHPAANKEKQAAGIALTDDDRWPWLRRIGERLAVGDGVIVACSSLKRAYRDLLREYAPETYFALLSGSRELLEARLAGRHHEFMPATLLGSQLATLEPLGADERGGVFDIARPADELVEGIRAALATGQPIDIGAPAAGDIIC
- the gndA gene encoding NADP-dependent phosphogluconate dehydrogenase, which gives rise to MTEQSVANIGVVGLAVMGSNLARNLASREGNTVAIFNRSWERTETLITEHPEAGFVPAHSYEEFAASLSKPRTAIIMVQAGRGTDAVIDELTKVFEPGDIIVDGGNANFHDTIAREQAVRETGIHFVGTGISGGEEGALHGPSIMPGGSVESYETLGPILASIAARADDGEPCVTHVGTDGAGHFVKMVHNGIEYADMQLIAEAYDLIRRGTGKTPAEIADVFDEWNTTELESYLIEITAQVLRQTDAETGKPLVDVILDAAGAKGTGAWTVQNALDLGVPVSGIAEAVFARSLSSKAAQRAAAAGVLPGPSSEDWKPSDPDAFIEDVRQALYASKIIAYSQGFDEIIAGAEQFGWDIKKGEIAKIWRAGCIIRARFLGRITEAYASDPSLVALVLAPYFRDAVTEAQGAWRRVVVSAAEAGIPSPAFSSSLAYYDGLRAERLPAALVQGQRDFFGAHTYKRIDKDGIFHTLWSGDRSEIETEPSWH
- a CDS encoding chloride channel protein, whose protein sequence is MPAPARRILRLALVILIVGVLVGAMAGLVTLFFRGVESVAFGYFENPARPGAVDAPVWRRFAAVIVACTIAAVVWWLIRTRARAVPSVQKAVTGTPMPWWETIVHAGLQIFIVGAGAPVGREVAPRELGALIGGGFARVFGLDARERTLVVAAAAGAGLAGVYNVPLAGALFTVEILLAELSLEAIGVALGASALAALVASIVEGGHAFYALPAVHASWSLAVFALIFGPAFGFLGYWFSHWTAWAERKKPSGAAILWLLPAASVIVAVVGIWLPQVMGNGRALGQYAFGSTSWAALGVLVFGFAAKSVLTLLTIRSGAAGGVLQPAIAVGAAAGAALGIGWALLWPGSPVAAFAILGGAALLAASQKAPLMALAIVFELTHAPFELLAPLGIAVAGSVLTRRLLEHAEDRAPRKLDI
- a CDS encoding enoyl-CoA hydratase/isomerase family protein, giving the protein MAETDTVVVTTPSEGVALVTLNNPERMNSLTLETLDRLEAVARELDADASLRAVVVTGSGRAFCSGLDLSVLGTLSGNPTPLQLRLQERAVRPFVAVRDVHVPVIAAVNGPAVGAGISLALAADIRLAGSAAAFVAGFTRIGLSAGDLGVSWLLPRAIGYGAAAELVFTGGQLDATESARLGLVNRVVDGDVVAAAVELAARIAANSPSAVRLSKSALKANLEIPSYAAAIELENRGQVLATRTEDMAEAIAAFREKRDAVFTDR
- a CDS encoding methyltransferase domain-containing protein, producing the protein MPRNFTASVAIPCAYFDAGTCRSCSLLDVAYGDQLAGKQARARELIDAFAGPDRRSIDWLAPVASETAGFRTKAKLVIGGTADAPTLGILDGEQHGVDLEGCPIVAEPIRSVLPTLAAFITMARLVPYDIPARRGELKYLIVTTNARGELMLRFVLRSTESIGRIRKHLPALRARLTQLRVVTVNLLPEHKAVLEGEDELWLTDERALELPFDDLTLSLLPRSFVQTNESIAARLYATGAAWAAELAPASAWDLYCGVGGFALHLAAARRSLRSSEAASRNGPFRVTGVELSEDAVASATMAAASANLDAAFIAADATQWALAQASAPDLVVVNPPRRGLGPELAGWLEASGVRHVLYSSCNAESLARDLAAMPSLRPTRAQVFDMFPHTAHFETLVLLERA
- a CDS encoding ribose-phosphate diphosphokinase, which translates into the protein MTESVTQWGIKSDARRRLVLVSGRAHPELAQDVADELGIELLPTDIRTFAGSEIYTRFEESVRGADIFVMQSHTRPINEWLMEQLIMVDAAKRASAKRITVVAPYYPYARQDKKGRGREPISARLVADMFKVAGADRIMSVDLHAAQIQGFFDGPVDHLFAMPVLLTHFKKSLDPATLTVVSPDMGRVKVADAWSDKLGVPLAIIHKRRDPKVHNDVTVHEIVGDVAGRVCLLVDDLIDTGRTIVKAAEALKENGATGVVVASTHAVFSDPAIEILQSEFIDQVVVTDTLPVPADKRWERLTVLSIAPLLARAIHEVFDDGSVTSMFDGAA
- the glmU gene encoding bifunctional UDP-N-acetylglucosamine diphosphorylase/glucosamine-1-phosphate N-acetyltransferase GlmU, giving the protein MTDSRLAIVVLAAGQGTRMKSATPKVLHELAGIPLIGHVLSTAQALAAAHLLVVVRHERDRVAATAKALAPEARIVDQDEMPGTGRAVEQAVDALPADFDGDVLVLSADVPLMDADTLASVLAGHRAANVPVTLFSTVVADPTGYGRVVREADGSVSRIVEQKDASEAERAIAEVNAGMYVFAAAALRDKLAGLTTGNAQGEKYLTDVVGALHGDGHTIGGVVVAEEWKVWGVNDRAQLAQVGAQLNALTVRGWQLAGVTIQDPATTWIDRAVTIEPDVTILPGTQLKGATAIAAGAVIGPDTTLVDTEVGAGATVKRTDATLAVIAAGATVGPFSYLRPGTELGADGKIGAFVETKNAHIGEGAKVPHLSYIGDASVGDGANIGAGGITANYDGVNKHRTEIGAHVKTGAHTVMVAPVTIGAGAYTGAGTTIRNDVPAGALALGIAPQRNREGWVHTHRPGSAADQAALDARSSADAQDEERQAR
- the mtnN gene encoding 5'-methylthioadenosine/S-adenosylhomocysteine nucleosidase, encoding MEPGQRMTDASAAAAVVVIVAMEEEAAPFLERAESVTEVATGAHAVRRDLGFGGDDVVLLRSGIGFANAVAAAAYARYTLGSGIRVISAGTAGGLAAGVQVGEVVVGSRYLNLNADATAFGYALGQVPGMPAAYAPDAGLAAAALAADSREQAVRPGTIGSSEAFVVSDRALRFRADFPDVLAVDMETAALAQFAHTHGLPFVSIRAISDLCAPDGTEFLTHVDDAAARSADVVAATIMAL
- a CDS encoding S-ribosylhomocysteine lyase, with the translated sequence MTDQHRMNVESFNLDHRTVSAPYVRLADRKVLPHGDVIVKYDVRFAQPNVGHLEMKTVHSVEHLFAEKSRNHSTDVIDFSPMGCQTGFYLILQGEPAYDDVLALIEQTLTDITTATEVPAANEVQCGWGANHSLEGAQDAAREFLAKRDEWSQVSA